A single window of Montipora capricornis isolate CH-2021 chromosome 14, ASM3666992v2, whole genome shotgun sequence DNA harbors:
- the LOC138032677 gene encoding survival of motor neuron-related-splicing factor 30-like has protein sequence MADSKELQTNLTEYRAQLRQVEAALTTDPSNEELKKLKQDLEEVITLTLDLLNVNEKGGVSNAAASVGVKWKVGETCQAVWSQDGSYYDATIDSISDDLTTCTVSFEKYGNTEIVKLSSLRHKNQAGMKRPTETEQTAGTSKKSRAAEDVLREQKRKKLLKKKQRAKEIEEQREREKQNWLDFFNNSKGSGSSKSGKSLKGVSKKSIFASPDSIQGKVGVGTCGTGGQPMTQFTQPDKLVYKR, from the exons ATGGCGGATTCTAAGGAGTTACAGACGAATTTGACAGAATATCGCGCTCAGCTGAGGCAG GTTGAGGCGGCTTTGACGACAGACCCGTCTAACGAGGAATTGAAGAAATTGAAGCAGGATTTGGAG GAAGTAATCACTCTTACATTGGATCTTCTAAATGTAAACGAG AAAGGAGGAGTTAGCAATGCAGCTGCATCAGTGGgtgtcaaatggaaagtgggTGAGACATGCCAAGCTGTGTGGAGTCAAGATGGAAG CTATTACGATGCTACTATTGATAGTATATCAGATGATCTGACAACATGCACTGTTTCATTTGAGAAGTATGGAAACACAGAGATTGTCAAG cTTTCATCACTGAGACATAAGAACCAAGCCGGGATGAAAAGACCTACAGAAACAGAGCAGACTGCGGGCACATCAAAGAAATCAAG GGCTGCAGAAGATGTTCTTCGTGAACAAAAACGgaagaaattattaaaaaagaaGCAAAGAGCTAAG GAAATCGAGGAGcaaagggaaagagaaaaacaaaactggttggatttttttaataattcaaaG GGCAGTGGCTCCAGCAAATCAGGAAAAAGTTTGAAAGGTGTCTCGAAGAAGAGTATATTTGCTTCTCCAGATTCAATCCAAGGAAAG GTTGGTGTTGGAACCTGTGGCACAGGCGGGCAGCCCATGACACAGTTTACCCAACCTGACAAACTCGTGTACAAGAGATGA